The Atlantibacter hermannii genomic interval GACCGGCTTTTTTTTGCCTTTTCCGGCGGCTGCATTCCCATCAGTCCCGGCATGATCTCCCGCATCAAATCCAGAAACTTTCTCAACCGGGCCGGATAATAACGGCTGTAGGGATAAACCAGCCAAACCGGCAACGGCGCAGCCTGCCACTGAGGCAATACCTGCACCAGCCTCCCTTGCGCCAGATCGCTCGCCACAATCCACGCCGAGACAATGCCTACCCCAAGGCCTGCCAGTACGGTCTCGCGCACCGCATATAAGCTGTCGGTACTCAGCCTTGGCGCGATAGCAAATGCCCGGCTTTCCCCGTTCGCCGTCCGCTTTAAAACCACTTCCTGTTGATAAAACGTGCTCAACGCCACCCAGGGAAGTGATGCCAGATCCTCGGGCTTATGAGCCGGTGGATAGTGTTGAAGCAGGCCAGGCGAGGCGACGACAATACGCGGCACTTCGGCCAGTAAAACCGATATGGTCGACGGATCGGGTTGGGCACCGACATGGATGGCGCAGTCAATATTTTCGCTGATAAACAGCGGTGCCTTATCATTCAGCAACCATTCGACGTTCATCCGCGGATACTGTTGCAGGAACTGCGTGAGTGGCGCGATTAACTGCTCCTGCCCAAAGGCGTGGGGAGCGCGTATCCGTAATGTGCCAACCGGTTCATCTTCTGCATTCCGCACATCGTCTTCGAGCATCATCCAGTGCCCGGTCACCGTTTTCGCATGCTGATAGCAGCGTTCACCGTCGTCGGTGAGTTTCATTGCATGAGTCGTTCGTAACAAAAGCTTGCTGCCCAATAACGCCTCCAGCGACTTAAGCCGACGGCTTACCGTCGCCTGCGTGGTATTCATCTGAACGGCCGCCGCGCTTAATGAGCCGCTTTCGATAATTCTGATAAACGTATTCATCAGCTCAATTCTGTCTATACGCTCACTTTTCACTGAACCACCCTTGTTATACGTCGGACGTATAACCGTTTTATCAGATGTCCGTCTACCACGCTACCGCGCCATCCACCACAATCCTCATCATTACCTGACCGCGAGGATTTACTGATGAACACAACCCACTCTCCCGCTAATCTGCTTCGGACCTTACTGGTGCTTGCCAGCGCTGCCGGATTTAGCGTGGCCTCGATTTACTACGCCCAGCCTGTACTGCCGTTGATAGGCGATAATCTCCATCTGGGCGTCAGCAGCATGGGGTTAATCCCCACGTTAACCCAGGCAGGATATGCCGCAGGCATCCTGTTTTTGCTGCCGCTCGGCGATCGCTTTGACCGCCGGACAATTATTCTCGCGAAGTCATTCGCACTGGCGGTAATGCTTATGCTGTACAGCTTTTCGGGCAGCGAACACAGCCTGCTGGCGCTGAGCCTGCTGCTTGGCGCCTCCGCCACCGTCGCGCAGGATATCGTTCCCGCAGCGGCTATTCTCTCCCCCTCTGGCAAACAGGGCAAAGCGGTGGGGATGGTAATGACCGGGTTACTGCTGGGGATCCTGTTATCCCGGACCGTCAGCGGCCTGGTCAGCGCGGTATGGGGATGGCGGATGATGTATCAACTGGCAGCGGTGAGCATTGCGCTGGTCGGCCTGGCGTTGTGGCGCGTTCTGCCTTCGTTTAGCGCTCAGACAGCGTTACGTTATCCGGTCCTTATGAAATCAATGGTGCAGCTCTGGGTACGTCATCCTGCTTTACGCCGCGCCGCTTTTGCTCAGGGTTTGCTGTCCGTGGGTTTCAGCGCCTTCTGGTCAATGCTGGCGGTGATGCTGAACCAACAATTTCATCTGGGCAGCGCCATGGCGGGCGCGTTTGGTATCGCCGGGGCGGCGGGCGCGCTGGCCGCTCCGTTCTCCGGGACACTTTCCGATAAGCTGGGCGCAAACCGCGTTACGCAATATGCCGCCGCGCTGACCACGGTTTCCTTTGGGCTGATGTTTCTTATGCCTCTGTTGCCAGGCGTTGGGTCACTCGTGCTGATCGCACTGTGCGCCGTAGGTTTCGATCTGGGTCTGCAATCGGCGCTGGTGGCGCACCAGACGCTGGTCTACAAACTGGATCCCCAGGCGCGTGGTCGTCTTAATGCTCTGTTGTTTACCGGTGTGTTCATCGGCATGGCCTTGGGTTCCGTGTTGGGCAGCGCGATGTGGGAAGCCTGGGGCTGGGCTGGCGTGGTTATGCTTGCGGTTGTTGCCAGTGCGGCGAGTTTGTTGGTGCGCCTGGCCGAACGTCGCCGCCAACACCATCAGGACGTTTCGACCCAACAGGTCAATTGATGAATAAATGATTGATGCCCGTTATGAAGTTTCTATAAACAACATGCGGGCCAATCCTTATCACAGCTTATCGGCTGATTATCTTGATAAAGTCCGAATTGCTTGCGAATATTTTCTTAAATCTACGCTTTTTCAGTACTATTGTCCCGCTAGCTGATATTTATTAAAGCAAGTTTTACACCATGAAAAATGACTTAATTTTATCGCCCTTATGCATCAGCTTTCCGTTATGCGCCTTGCCGGATGATATAAATAAATAATACTGAAAATAATATTTTCCATGACGTTCAATACAGTTATCACAGCCATAAAGATTAATTTATGAAAACCTAAATCAATCAACAAACTGACACAAGCCATTAATAAATATAGTTATTATTTTAAATAATAACCACGCTATAATCAAACAACCTGTAACGGAGCCGATAAAACACGACAGGTAATAGTTTTCTCATAACACAAAAAATATTTAAACTTTGCAACACTCCTTAACGGAAAATAATTTTCATCATCTCTGCCAGTAGAGTAAGGGATATTCATACTCCATGAATAAAAGTATGAAAGGAGGACAAAATTTATTTCAAGATGCACGTTTTCTCGTGAAGCCCGAAAAGGATTTTATGTACAAAATGGATAAACAGGAATTTTATGCATCGTATCCAGACCAGACCAAAACAGAGAAAAATCCCGCTGCAAAAAAACGTCTATAGCGCAGCGCTGGAGCGTATAGCGTGGGTGTTCGATTCTTTTGATCGGATATGCATTTCTTTTTCAGGCGGCAAAGACTCGACCTTGCTGTTTCATTTAACGGCCCAGGAAGCACGTCGGCGCGGGCGAAAATTCAACGTGCTGTTTGTCGACTGGGAAGTGCAGTTCCAACACACCATTGATCATATCCAGGCGATGAAAACACTGTACGAAGATTGTACGGAACATTTTTATTGGTCGCGCTTCCCATCACCACCGTCAACGGAACGTCCTCTTATCAGCCAGAATGGATTGCCTGGGAACCTGGCGTAAAGTGGATACGGCAACCCCCAAAGGATGCCATTACCGATCCCGGCTATTTTCCCTTTT includes:
- the dmlR_3 gene encoding putative LysR-family transcriptional regulator, coding for MKSERIDRIELMNTFIRIIESGSLSAAAVQMNTTQATVSRRLKSLEALLGSKLLLRTTHAMKLTDDGERCYQHAKTVTGHWMMLEDDVRNAEDEPVGTLRIRAPHAFGQEQLIAPLTQFLQQYPRMNVEWLLNDKAPLFISENIDCAIHVGAQPDPSTISVLLAEVPRIVVASPGLLQHYPPAHKPEDLASLPWVALSTFYQQEVVLKRTANGESRAFAIAPRLSTDSLYAVRETVLAGLGVGIVSAWIVASDLAQGRLVQVLPQWQAAPLPVWLVYPYSRYYPARLRKFLDLMREIMPGLMGMQPPEKAKKSRS
- the ynfM_3 gene encoding major facilitator superfamily protein, with the protein product MNTTHSPANLLRTLLVLASAAGFSVASIYYAQPVLPLIGDNLHLGVSSMGLIPTLTQAGYAAGILFLLPLGDRFDRRTIILAKSFALAVMLMLYSFSGSEHSLLALSLLLGASATVAQDIVPAAAILSPSGKQGKAVGMVMTGLLLGILLSRTVSGLVSAVWGWRMMYQLAAVSIALVGLALWRVLPSFSAQTALRYPVLMKSMVQLWVRHPALRRAAFAQGLLSVGFSAFWSMLAVMLNQQFHLGSAMAGAFGIAGAAGALAAPFSGTLSDKLGANRVTQYAAALTTVSFGLMFLMPLLPGVGSLVLIALCAVGFDLGLQSALVAHQTLVYKLDPQARGRLNALLFTGVFIGMALGSVLGSAMWEAWGWAGVVMLAVVASAASLLVRLAERRRQHHQDVSTQQVN
- a CDS encoding putative phosphoadenosine phosphosulfate reductase produces the protein MHRIQTRPKQRKIPLQKNVYSAALERIAWVFDSFDRICISFSGGKDSTLLFHLTAQEARRRGRKFNVLFVDWEVQFQHTIDHIQAMKTLYEDCTEHFYWSRFPSPPSTERPLISQNGLPGNLA